The following proteins are co-located in the Williamwhitmania sp. genome:
- a CDS encoding L-serine ammonia-lyase, which produces MQSIKEIFKLGFGPSSSHTIGPGRAAEMFLAKNLEASSFRVTLFGSLAATGVGHQTDVALQKNMEGRTLEVVWNPKVSLPLHPNGMLFEALQHDGTVTDSWEVYSIGGGDLKDANGIVNEQHIYPLSKMTDIMKWCKTEGKSFWEYVENYEGPEIWDYLKEVKDVMFASIKDGLESEGVLPGPIKLQRKASSSYAKALSSHNPQKSIGLLFAYALAVSEENAAGNRIAIAPTCGSAGVVPSVLYYASTTHEYVSETKVLRALATAGLFGNVVKTNASISGAEVGCQGEIGTACAMAAAALTQMLGGSIRQIEYAAEMGFEHNLGLTCDPVLGFVQIPCIERNAVGAGKAYQVSTYAMFSDGGHKISYDQVVETMAETGRDLQSAYRETGYGGLAKKWEAFK; this is translated from the coding sequence ATGCAATCAATTAAGGAGATATTTAAGCTAGGGTTTGGTCCAAGCAGCAGCCATACCATTGGCCCAGGTCGGGCAGCGGAGATGTTTTTGGCCAAGAATTTAGAAGCCAGCAGCTTCCGGGTAACCCTTTTTGGAAGTCTTGCTGCCACTGGAGTTGGTCACCAAACCGACGTTGCCCTACAAAAAAACATGGAGGGCCGTACACTAGAGGTTGTATGGAATCCAAAGGTAAGCCTCCCTCTTCACCCCAACGGAATGCTATTTGAGGCGCTGCAGCACGATGGCACGGTAACCGACAGCTGGGAGGTTTACAGCATTGGTGGTGGCGACCTGAAGGATGCCAACGGCATTGTAAACGAGCAGCACATCTACCCCCTGTCGAAGATGACCGACATTATGAAGTGGTGCAAAACCGAGGGTAAGTCGTTTTGGGAATATGTGGAAAATTATGAAGGTCCCGAGATATGGGACTATCTCAAGGAGGTAAAGGATGTAATGTTCGCCTCCATAAAGGATGGCCTCGAAAGCGAAGGTGTGCTCCCCGGTCCCATTAAGCTGCAACGGAAGGCCAGCTCCAGCTACGCCAAGGCGCTGAGCAGCCACAACCCTCAAAAGAGCATTGGGCTACTGTTTGCCTACGCCCTTGCGGTATCGGAGGAGAATGCTGCGGGCAACCGCATTGCCATTGCACCCACGTGCGGCTCGGCCGGCGTGGTTCCATCGGTGCTATACTACGCCTCTACTACACACGAGTATGTGTCCGAAACAAAGGTGTTACGAGCATTAGCCACTGCCGGGCTATTTGGAAACGTGGTAAAAACCAACGCCTCCATCTCCGGTGCCGAAGTTGGCTGTCAGGGTGAAATTGGTACCGCCTGCGCCATGGCTGCCGCTGCGCTCACCCAGATGTTGGGCGGCTCCATTCGCCAAATTGAGTATGCCGCCGAGATGGGCTTTGAGCATAACCTAGGCCTCACCTGCGACCCCGTGCTGGGATTTGTGCAGATTCCCTGCATCGAGCGAAACGCCGTTGGGGCAGGAAAGGCCTACCAGGTATCAACCTACGCCATGTTCTCCGACGGTGGTCATAAAATCTCCTACGATCAGGTGGTAGAAACCATGGCCGAAACTGGCCGTGACCTCCAGAGTGCCTACCGCGAAACCGGCTACGGCGGGTTGGCCAAGAAGTGGGAGGCGTTTAAGTAG